The genomic region GCAGTCGCTCCTGCGTTCGTGTCTCGGAACTGTTGCATGTTTATCGGCTTCGCCGTCGGCCTATAACCATCGCGTAGGCGTGTCGTGAGATCGCGGGGAAAAACACGCGTCCTTTACAAATCAGGCAAATGCCGTGCCGTGGGAGAGAGGTTATCGCCCCGCCGAATGAAGTCTCGTTTTTCGAACGATTTCTCACGATGCAGCCGGGCATGGGGATGGGCCGGCAAAATCGGTCAGGGCTGATCGGCGAGTTGCGTCCAGGCGGAGGCCAAAGCGTCGTCGTCGCCGTTTCGGACGGCGTTCTGCCACTTCGTAATGCTGGAAACAACGGCGGCGACAAGCGCCTTGATGTCAACGTTGCCGAGCCCGATGGGGCCGAGGGCCTCTTCCAGGCTGATCGGTTCGGTGGCGCCGTCGGCGATGTTGCGCGTCGCCACGCGTACGTTGATGCCCACGCCGGTAATCAAAGCCTGAATTGATCCGTTTTGTACGACCGTTTCGGTGAGGATTCCCCCCAGTTTGCGGCCGTGGAGGTACAGATCGTTAACGGGCTTGATCCGCACGGGGAGCCCGGTCGCCTCGGCGAGGACCCGGGCGCAGGCGACGCCGGCCGCGCGAGTGTAGTCGGTGGTGAGTCGGGCGGGGGTTCCGCCGGCGGGCTGGACGACCGTGAGGTAGATCCCCGCGTCCTTCGGTGAGGCCCAGGTGCGTCCGCGCGTGCCTCGTCCGGCGGTTTGCTCTCGGGCGAGGATGAAGGCGTCTTCGCGGATGGTGCCGTCGCGGAGCAGGCGTTTGGCGGCTTCGTTGGTGGAGTCGACGTTGTCGAAGTGGAAGGACTGCATGGTGGGGATTTGTCCGGCGGGGCGGCGGGACTACTGCTCCGTTTTGCAGGTTGCCGGTCGGCGCGTCCACTGGTGGCTGGTGATGGGCCGGTCGATGTCGCGGGAGATTTCGGCGGCGGCGGTGAGGAGGCCGTCCAGGCGCACGCCGGTTTCGATACCCATGCGGTCCAGGAAATAGACGAGGTCCTCGGTGGCCAGGTTTCCTGATGCGCCAGGAGCGTAGGGGCAGCCGCCGAGGCCGCCTGTTGCGGCGTCGAAACAGGTGATGCCGTAGTGGAGGCCGGCAAGAACGTTGGCCAGCGCCGTGCCGCAGGTGTTGTGAAAATGAAGGGCCACGCGATCGCGGTCGATTGCGGCGAGCACCTCGTCGAGCACGCGCTGGACGTTGGTGGGCACGGCGCGGCCGACGGTGTCGCTGACGGCGATTTCGTCGCAGCCGAGATCAACCAAGGCCTGGCTGACTTCGCGAACACGCCGCGGGTCGATTTCGCCGGCGTAGGGGCAGACGAATGCCGTGGAAACGTAACCGCGGGCGGTGGCGCCGGCGTTGCGAGCGCGGCCGACGACAGTCTCGAACACGCGCAGCGACTCGTCCACG from Phycisphaerae bacterium harbors:
- a CDS encoding biotin--[acetyl-CoA-carboxylase] ligase — translated: MQSFHFDNVDSTNEAAKRLLRDGTIREDAFILAREQTAGRGTRGRTWASPKDAGIYLTVVQPAGGTPARLTTDYTRAAGVACARVLAEATGLPVRIKPVNDLYLHGRKLGGILTETVVQNGSIQALITGVGINVRVATRNIADGATEPISLEEALGPIGLGNVDIKALVAAVVSSITKWQNAVRNGDDDALASAWTQLADQP
- a CDS encoding hydroxymethylglutaryl-CoA lyase; translation: MTALPRQVRIVEVGPRDGLQNESRPVPTDRKLAFIARLVDAGLREIEATSFVNPKAIPQLADADEIYPRLPVAPGVTYSALVPNERGLDRALACGARRIAVFTAASDAFTERNIRMSVDESLRVFETVVGRARNAGATARGYVSTAFVCPYAGEIDPRRVREVSQALVDLGCDEIAVSDTVGRAVPTNVQRVLDEVLAAIDRDRVALHFHNTCGTALANVLAGLHYGITCFDAATGGLGGCPYAPGASGNLATEDLVYFLDRMGIETGVRLDGLLTAAAEISRDIDRPITSHQWTRRPATCKTEQ